CAAAATAATCAGAAAAATAATTCGTGTGCAACGGAAGCACCTCCCCCTCGCAGCCAGCAAGATATTCGTGCGCGCAATCAAGCACTGATTTTAACGGCAGCTGAGGAAGAATTTGTCCTCAAAAGCTATCGTGGCGCGACGATGCAAGGTATCGCTGACCGTGCCGGATTGCCAAAAGCCAATATTCATTACTATTTTAAAAATAAGAAAAATCTATATCGGGTAGTGTTACGCTCTATTATTCAAGAGTGGAACGAGGGCTTGGTGACCATGACGGTGGATAGTGATCCCAAAACGGTCATTGAAAAATTCGTTCGTACTAAGTTGCATCAAGCCTTTGCGCATCCCAATCGCCATAAGTTGTTTGCGGTGGAAGTCATCGGTGGCGCACCGCATCTGCATGATTTTATGTCGACAACGATGCAAGAGTGGGCACTTGATAAGGTGCAAGTGATGAAAGTATGGCATGAGCAAGGAAAAATCAGTATTGCTGATCCATTGCAATTATTAATTTTAGTATGGGCAACCACGCAGCGTTATGCTGAATTTGAAACTGAAATCGTCGGCTTAATGGGAAAAACGGCTTACGATAAAGAAGATGAAACTCGTGCCGCTGAGTTCTTAGTACCCTTTATTTTGCACGGCTGTGGACTTAAACCTGAATATGGTTAAAAAATATTACTTTTTTAGTTGGCAAGGTTTAATATCGGTTTTATATTTATGCTAATGAACAATATATATATTCCATTCATTATTCACCATTCTATCAGTTATTGCAGATAAAAAGCTGACTATTTAGTCAGCTTTTTTGACCTTTGAGTTTCTACTTTCTACAATCAATACGGTTGTTTCTACCACTTTTTTGTCAGTCCCGACTGGTTCAGTCACTATCATCCTATTTGAATCTGCATAATCAGACATGCACAGTCAGCTACTACCACCCAATTTTTTATTTCTACGTGATATTTTTTATTTCTAGTATTGCTAAATTATTAACAGTTCGTTATTATGCATTTCTTCTTAATGTTAATTATTATCATTTGTATTCGCAATACTGTTTTTATTTGCGAGTTGCGGACGCTTAAGACTACGGGTTGACAATAAATGCGGTACGCAAAATATATAAGCGCCCATCGCTCCAGACCAATATAGCGCTAGCTTCAACATACAAAAAATAATAGCACACAGAATTCTTGGGTTTTTACAGTCAAATAAAGTGAGTCAGTTATGCGTGAAGCGAGATTTTCTAGTCAATTAACAGTTTTATCAGTTGGTATAGCGGCAGTATTATGCTCACAGATGGCAAGTGCAGATACGACACCGAGTACTTCCTTACAAACGATTACGGTAACGGCGAACAGTTCGGTACGAGACAAGGTACAAGAAGGTTCTGTGTATACAGAAGATTATACGCCAGCTGCGCAAGCCGACCATTTAAGTGATTTTTTGAATGTTATACCAGGGGTTACTGTAGGCGGTACATCAACGGTCAATCAGCGTATCCGCGTACGTGGGCTCGATGATACCAATTTGAAAGTAACGATTGATGGCGCTCGACAAGAAGGTACTTTGTTTTATCATATGGGTGATGTGACCATTGACCCTGATTTATTAAAGCAGTCTGAAGTGGCGGTGGGTAATAATTCGGTGACGCTTGGTAATGACGCGTTAGGCGGCGCAGTGGCATTTAAAACCGTTGATGCCGCAGATTTGCTAAAACCGGGTCAAAAAATCGGTGCCAAACTACACGCAGGTTATGCCAGTAATAATGATGAGTTATTAACGTCAGCGACCGTCTTTGCTGCACCAACCGATAATATTGATTTATTGGCTTATTATGGCAAGCGCGATGCCAATTCGGGCGAGGATGGTAACGGTCGTGAGCTATTTGAAGACAGCAAAGGCGAAAATATCTTATTAAAAGCGGGTGCTTATATTGCCGAGGATCATCATATTGGCGCCAGCTTTAGCAGTACTGAAAAGAAAGGTATTTTCCCATTCCGCCCAGATTTTCCTAGTCGTAATGACGCGCCAATACCGCAAAATATTAAACGCGATACTTATGGGCTAGATTACACTTATAATCCGGCAAGCAAGTTGATAGATGTTGATGCCAATGTTTATCAAACCAAAACCCGCATTTTACGTGATTCTGACTATGTTACAAAACCCGGATTTGAGTTTGATGCACAGGTTAAAACCATCGGCGGGAAAATTCAAAATACCAGTACGATTGACACTAATATCGGCACGCACAAACTGATAGCGGGTGTTGAGCACTATAAAAAAGAATCAGAGATGTCGCGCGATTTTATTAAAAGTGGCAGTGATTCGGCAAAAAACACCTCTGTATATTTAGAAGACCAATGGCAAAACGGTAAGTTAACTTTAACGCCCGGTGTGCGTTATGACCGCTATGAATCTCCTGAGTTCGTTGCTGGTGGCAAAACGTACGATAATGTCGTCGGCGCACTTGCTGCCAGTTATGAAATTGCCCCAATGACGCAAGTGTTTGCCAGTTATACGCAGTTATTTAATGGTCCTGATCTCAGCCAAGCGATTTTTAATTCGGACGGTGACAATACTTACGTCAATAGCAATTTAAAAGCCGAAGAAGGGTCAAATGCTGAAATTGGTATTGTCAAGACATTGCGCGACTTAACGGTAGCAGGCGATGCGCTACAATTGAGTGCTAAATACTTTGAAACCGATATCGAAAACTTTATTCAATTTGTACGTTCTGGCGGTACTCGTGTTGGCTTAGACTGCGCAACTGGACAATCTGGCGGTACTTGCCAAGGTGTGGTAAATAGCGACGAAGATTATAAAATCAAAGGTGTTGAGCTTGCCGCTGATTATAAAGTGGATAACTTTAGTATGGGTTTGAGCTATGCTCGCGCGCGTAGTAAAGGTGACAAAACAGGCGATAGCATTCCGTCAGTGACTGGCAGTGGTTCGAACTCAGGCGATCGTTACATGGTGAACTTGAACTATGAGCCAAATGATGTCATTGGTCTAGGCTGGCGCAGTACTTATGTGGCATCGATCACAGACAACAAACAAAATACCAAGCCAAATTATGATGTGCATGATGTGTATATGAACTATACACCACGTCAAATGGACAATCTAAAGGCGACGGTTGGGGTATATAATATCTTTGATGAAGCTTACGCTAGCCACTCATCTCGCTTAAATACCGCTGATGATGCCGCTACAGACTTTGAGCCAGGTCGCAACATTAAAGCGTCATTGACCTATCAGTTCTAAATCACTACTGATTGATGAATAATGGATTGACTAATAAAAGATTGAGAAGTAAAAAAGCCAGCTGTCTGTAGATGAGAGCTGGCTTTTTATTGCACATTCTTCACAAGTTATTATCAATCAAGCCTTGGTTGTATCACGACCATTTATCTACATTAATAAAGAATAATAACCAATGATTTTATTTAATCCACGCCCAACCTGCCTTTGGATTCATCGTTATACTGGACTTGCGATAGCAGCTTTTTTAATTATTGCGGCTATTACAGGCTCGTTGCTAGCATTTCATGATGAGTTAGACGATATCTTTAATCAGCGTTTGGCTTATGTTGAGGATAGTCAAATGTCGACGCTAGCTATTGCTGTGCTTCATGACAAGGTAGTCAGTGCCTATCCAGAATATGGTTTTTCAACCATGCCAACTGCCATTGAACCAAAAAAATCAGCCGTCTTTATAGTTGATAAATTCCGAGGAAATAATAAAGTTAATCCTGAGCCATTATTCCAAGAAGTTTATATTCATCCCTTTACAGGTGACATTCTTGGCACACGTGATAAAGAGCAGTGGGCGTGGCAAAATACTATGTGGAAAGTATTTTGGTTGCACCGCGAATTGTTGCTTGGTGACATTGGCAAACTGATATTAGGCGTGGTGTCATTGGTTTGGACGATTAATTGCTTTATTGGTTTTTATTTAACCTTTCCAAGAGCGGTTAAAAATAGCAGTATTAATGATAAGTCTGCTATTAAAAAAATCCCTACTAAAAAACGCACTTCTCTATTAAAACGTTGGCTACCGGCATGGAAAATCCGTACCAAAACCAATACCTTTAAGCTCAATTATGACCTGCATCATGCGTTTGGCTTGTGGCTGTGGGTGATGCTGTTTGTGATTGCATGGTCGAGTGTGGGTTTTAATTTACAGCAAGTATACCAACCAGTGATGCAAGTTGTGGTCGGGCTTGAGGGCAGAGAAGGTAAAGGAAATAAAGCTGACAAATCTAGCGAGTTAGTGAGAAGTGAAACGGGCACCGCTAATCTGGTTAACAAAGCCAATAGTATTGAGTATTTAACGAAGCAAGCAAATATTGCTGCGCAAAAAAATGGGTTAAGCGTCACGCAATTATTGGGTATGCGTTGGGTAGAAGAAGACAATCAATGGCAACTGCGCTTTAAAACCAATAAAGATATTGGTAAAAAAGGCGGTGCGTCGTCGATTACGGTCAATGCAGGAGATGGTAGCGTTGAGCGCGTGAATTTTGCTTATCAAAATGCGTCATTTGGTAGTAAAACTGACCAATGGTTGTCAACCTTGCATATGGGACATATTAGTCAAGGCGTAGGTCATCTGCTATATCAGATATTTTTAGCCTTGATTGGATTAGCGGTCGCGGTGTTGTCTGGTACAGGCGTATATTTATGGTACAAAGGACGACAACAGCGCTTAAAAGCTGCGCAAAAGTATAAGCGTCAATCTTTAGAGCTGATAAGTATTACACCGTATCGACAATCACCGGACGACCTTGATGGTTAAGTACGGTCACATCAACGTTATAGAGGTCTTTCATGGTTTCTTTGGTAATTACATCGACTGGGCGACCGATTGCCATTACCTGTCCGTCTTTCATCGTCACAACGGTATCAGCGAATTGCGCGGCTTGATTGATATCATGTAAGACGATGACCACCGTTTTTTGCTGAGTATGACTTAATTCACGTAGCTCACGCATCAAGCGTCCAGAATGATACATGTCCAAATTATTCAACGGCTCATCGAGTAATAAATACGGCGTATCTTGGCAAACAATCATCGCAATCAGCACACGTTGCCGCTGTCCACCAGAGAGCGCAGATAAAAAACGATCGGCTAATGGTTCAAGCTCAAAGCGCTCGATAATCTCATCTACTTTTTGCTGATCTTTCGCAGTGGGTCGTCCTTGATGATACGGATAGCGCCCGAACATCAGTAGCTCATGCACCCGCAGTCGCCCTTGGACTTGATTATCTTGACTGAGCATCGCTACCGTCGTGGCAAGCGTGCGTGCATCGCATTGGACAATATCGTGCTCAGAAAAACTGACTTGTCCACTTTGCAGCGGTTGCAGGCGTGCCATTACCGAAAACAACGTTGATTTACCCGCGCCATTGGGACCAATTAAGGCAATGACTTGTGAGGATGGCAAAGATAAGCTAATGTCATGTAAGATTTTTTGCTTGCCAATATGATGCGATACGCCAGTTATTTTAATCATAATCGTTCTTATTTTTAGCTGAATGTGTAATAAACTCTAAACCTTAACGGCGCTGTGACATAAATATCAATGCTAAAAATACCAAGCCACCTGCCAATTCAATGACTACTGACAATAAGCCAGCCATACCTAAGACTTGCTCGAACACAGTTTGACCCAGCACTAAACAAATCATCGCTACTAAACTGACTAATATCAAGCGTTCGCTATGATACATATTACGCGCCATGCGATTAGTCAATGCACAGACCAATAAACCAAAAAAAGTCACTGGTCCAACCAATGCCGTGGCGGTTGCGACCAAGACGGCGATAACGGTTAATAACCCAAAGGCTAAACGTTGATAATTTATACCGAGATTAATAGCCTGCGCTTTACCAAGCATCAATACATCACATTTAAAACGCCAACGCCAAATAAATAGTGCACTCACCACACAAATAAAGAGACTGATACCAAGGAGCTGCGGATTGACAGTATTAAATTGTGCATAACTTGCCGATTGCACCACCACAAAATCATCTGGATTAATCAGCCGCGCAATCAGTGCTGATAAGCTGCGAAACAACACGCCAAAGATGACGCCGACTAATATCAGCCGTGTTAAATCCTGACTGCTTTTGGAGAATAGTAGTTTAAATAGCAATAGCGACGCGCCAAACATCAACACAATCTCAAGTGAAAATTTAGCAATCAGATTAAGACTGGTAAAGCTAATCGCGCCCAAGAAAAACACTAGTAAGCTTTGGAGCAATACATACAGCGAATCAAAGCCCAACAATGAGGGCGTCAAAATAGGATTGTGGGTTAAGGTTTGAAATAGCAGAGTAGAGACGCCAATCGCATAACCGACTACCATCAGCGCCAAGAGTTTTTTACCGCGCAGTGGCAAGGCAAAGTCCCAATGCCCATGAACATTAACCGTCAAAAATAAAATGGCTGAAATGAGTAAAATGATCGTAGCAATGAATTTGGGATGCTGAGCAATCACTGACCATAACCTTGATGGTTTGGTAGATGAGGACAACTGAGGTATATCTATATCTGCTGTAGTTGAGGCGGAATGTGAATGCATATGCTAATCTTCTCAAAGAGAATGGCAGGTAAAATAATC
This genomic window from Psychrobacter urativorans contains:
- a CDS encoding TetR/AcrR family transcriptional regulator is translated as MTMMTQNNQKNNSCATEAPPPRSQQDIRARNQALILTAAEEEFVLKSYRGATMQGIADRAGLPKANIHYYFKNKKNLYRVVLRSIIQEWNEGLVTMTVDSDPKTVIEKFVRTKLHQAFAHPNRHKLFAVEVIGGAPHLHDFMSTTMQEWALDKVQVMKVWHEQGKISIADPLQLLILVWATTQRYAEFETEIVGLMGKTAYDKEDETRAAEFLVPFILHGCGLKPEYG
- a CDS encoding PepSY-associated TM helix domain-containing protein, whose protein sequence is MILFNPRPTCLWIHRYTGLAIAAFLIIAAITGSLLAFHDELDDIFNQRLAYVEDSQMSTLAIAVLHDKVVSAYPEYGFSTMPTAIEPKKSAVFIVDKFRGNNKVNPEPLFQEVYIHPFTGDILGTRDKEQWAWQNTMWKVFWLHRELLLGDIGKLILGVVSLVWTINCFIGFYLTFPRAVKNSSINDKSAIKKIPTKKRTSLLKRWLPAWKIRTKTNTFKLNYDLHHAFGLWLWVMLFVIAWSSVGFNLQQVYQPVMQVVVGLEGREGKGNKADKSSELVRSETGTANLVNKANSIEYLTKQANIAAQKNGLSVTQLLGMRWVEEDNQWQLRFKTNKDIGKKGGASSITVNAGDGSVERVNFAYQNASFGSKTDQWLSTLHMGHISQGVGHLLYQIFLALIGLAVAVLSGTGVYLWYKGRQQRLKAAQKYKRQSLELISITPYRQSPDDLDG
- a CDS encoding iron chelate uptake ABC transporter family permease subunit, producing MHSHSASTTADIDIPQLSSSTKPSRLWSVIAQHPKFIATIILLISAILFLTVNVHGHWDFALPLRGKKLLALMVVGYAIGVSTLLFQTLTHNPILTPSLLGFDSLYVLLQSLLVFFLGAISFTSLNLIAKFSLEIVLMFGASLLLFKLLFSKSSQDLTRLILVGVIFGVLFRSLSALIARLINPDDFVVVQSASYAQFNTVNPQLLGISLFICVVSALFIWRWRFKCDVLMLGKAQAINLGINYQRLAFGLLTVIAVLVATATALVGPVTFFGLLVCALTNRMARNMYHSERLILVSLVAMICLVLGQTVFEQVLGMAGLLSVVIELAGGLVFLALIFMSQRR
- a CDS encoding TonB-dependent receptor domain-containing protein yields the protein MREARFSSQLTVLSVGIAAVLCSQMASADTTPSTSLQTITVTANSSVRDKVQEGSVYTEDYTPAAQADHLSDFLNVIPGVTVGGTSTVNQRIRVRGLDDTNLKVTIDGARQEGTLFYHMGDVTIDPDLLKQSEVAVGNNSVTLGNDALGGAVAFKTVDAADLLKPGQKIGAKLHAGYASNNDELLTSATVFAAPTDNIDLLAYYGKRDANSGEDGNGRELFEDSKGENILLKAGAYIAEDHHIGASFSSTEKKGIFPFRPDFPSRNDAPIPQNIKRDTYGLDYTYNPASKLIDVDANVYQTKTRILRDSDYVTKPGFEFDAQVKTIGGKIQNTSTIDTNIGTHKLIAGVEHYKKESEMSRDFIKSGSDSAKNTSVYLEDQWQNGKLTLTPGVRYDRYESPEFVAGGKTYDNVVGALAASYEIAPMTQVFASYTQLFNGPDLSQAIFNSDGDNTYVNSNLKAEEGSNAEIGIVKTLRDLTVAGDALQLSAKYFETDIENFIQFVRSGGTRVGLDCATGQSGGTCQGVVNSDEDYKIKGVELAADYKVDNFSMGLSYARARSKGDKTGDSIPSVTGSGSNSGDRYMVNLNYEPNDVIGLGWRSTYVASITDNKQNTKPNYDVHDVYMNYTPRQMDNLKATVGVYNIFDEAYASHSSRLNTADDAATDFEPGRNIKASLTYQF
- a CDS encoding ABC transporter ATP-binding protein, giving the protein MIKITGVSHHIGKQKILHDISLSLPSSQVIALIGPNGAGKSTLFSVMARLQPLQSGQVSFSEHDIVQCDARTLATTVAMLSQDNQVQGRLRVHELLMFGRYPYHQGRPTAKDQQKVDEIIERFELEPLADRFLSALSGGQRQRVLIAMIVCQDTPYLLLDEPLNNLDMYHSGRLMRELRELSHTQQKTVVIVLHDINQAAQFADTVVTMKDGQVMAIGRPVDVITKETMKDLYNVDVTVLNHQGRPVIVDTV